The Methanosarcinales archaeon nucleotide sequence CTTCAATTGAAGATATACCAGGGATTCTAGGTAACGGCACCATGATGAAAGAGGCGGTAATCCCCATCCTGCACGGAGTGACTGGCATTGTCAGCATTTCCCGGGGATGTACAGGTAACTGCTCTTATTGCATTGTAAAACAGGCTAGAGGCGAATTGGAAAGCAGACCAATTTCAGATATTGTTGTTGAAATGGCATCATTGGTACAGCAGGGTGCAAAAGAGATACAACTTACGTCACAGGACACGGCAGCTTATGGAATAGATACAGGGCATAGACTGCCAGAACTGCTTACGGCCGTGACAAGTATTGAAGGAGACTATATGCTGCGGGTAGGTATGATGAACCCATTTACCCTACTCGATATCGTTGACAAAGTGGTGGATTCCTTCCATAACCGTCATATTTTCAAGTTTTTACATCTTCCAATTCAATCGGGTTCTGATCAGATATTGGAACATATGAACAGGCGGCATACTGTAGAGGATTTTAAGTATATTGTAAATAAATTCCGTACTGGGTTTCCGGATATTGTCCTGTCAACAGATTTCATTGTGGGGTATCCCACAGAAACTGAACAGGATTTCAATGATACATTGGAATTATTTAATGAGATAAAGCCTCTAAAAGTCAATATCACAAAATATTCATCACGGCCCAAAACACCTGCTTCGCTTTTATATGATATGCCGGATTGGAATAAAAAAGAACGTACCAGAATGCTATCTATCAGGCATCATCAAATAAACCAGAAATTGTTACAGAACAATATTGGTAAAACTGTGAGTTTATTGACTACAGAAACTGGTAAGAATGGTTCTACTATCGGGCGAGATTTACAATATCATAATATTGTTATAAAAGAAAATTTGCCATTAGGAATCTGGTGTGAAGTAGATATTATTGATTCAAAAACCACATATCTAATAGGAAAACAAATTTTTAAAAAAAAAAAAGAAAGAAAAGAAAAAACAGGGGAGTTGACCCCTATTCATTAATGGTGACTTTCGTGTGCTTTCTCTTTCTGCCTTTTGTTATATGCATTTTCAGCTGCTTCCAGACAAGGTCCACATAATAGCCTGCTTTTATCCTTGTAATATGGTTCGCTGAAATCCGGGATCTTAATATCTGTGGTAAATAGATCAACTCCTTTTATTCCACAGAGATAGCATTTCTTACCATCAGCTTTTGAACGAAGCCCATTTGCTTCATGGGATGCATTGGTACATTCTTCACAAATACCCATCCACATTCCAGTTGGAAATGCATTTCTATATGCCGGGACATCCACTTTTACAGGACAAAGGGTGGGTCTTGCCACCCCGCATAATTCACAATCTGCCATTTTACTCACCACCTATAGTCCAATTACGTTAGCTGCACTGGCTGCCCAGTTGACAAATGGTTCAGGAAGAATTCCTATCGAAAGTACGCCAATCAATGCCAGAAGTATAGCTATAGTATAAGCAATTGGCAATTTCAT carries:
- a CDS encoding tRNA (N(6)-L-threonylcarbamoyladenosine(37)-C(2))-methylthiotransferase, yielding MKIYIKTFGCTANRADSIKIQQILSAQGHTFTDVLDSAGLVVVNTCTVTQTTQRNVLKFIHSVSDSGKQIVATGCLPAAQPEALVDIKCQSVTPASIEDIPGILGNGTMMKEAVIPILHGVTGIVSISRGCTGNCSYCIVKQARGELESRPISDIVVEMASLVQQGAKEIQLTSQDTAAYGIDTGHRLPELLTAVTSIEGDYMLRVGMMNPFTLLDIVDKVVDSFHNRHIFKFLHLPIQSGSDQILEHMNRRHTVEDFKYIVNKFRTGFPDIVLSTDFIVGYPTETEQDFNDTLELFNEIKPLKVNITKYSSRPKTPASLLYDMPDWNKKERTRMLSIRHHQINQKLLQNNIGKTVSLLTTETGKNGSTIGRDLQYHNIVIKENLPLGIWCEVDIIDSKTTYLIGKQIFKKKKERKEKTGELTPIH
- the fpoO gene encoding F420H2 dehydrogenase subunit FpoO; the protein is MADCELCGVARPTLCPVKVDVPAYRNAFPTGMWMGICEECTNASHEANGLRSKADGKKCYLCGIKGVDLFTTDIKIPDFSEPYYKDKSRLLCGPCLEAAENAYNKRQKEKAHESHH